One genomic region from Candidatus Endomicrobiellum trichonymphae encodes:
- the clpB gene encoding ATP-dependent chaperone ClpB, giving the protein MNLSKFTIKSQEALAEAQNIASEYGNQEITSEHLLYALVKQQNGTVGEIIKKSATPEQQNMLYANISKDLLSEIEKKPKVSGGNLFLSQGLNKILNNSEKTAKNLKDEFISTEHIFIAVSEEISENASKILKKHGLTKDIILKILVSIRGDQRITDQNPEDKYQALEKYGKDLTDLAKRGKLDPVIGRDEEIRRCVQVLSRRTKNNPVIIGEPGVGKTAIVEGLAQRIISGDIPENLKDKKVMALDLGALIAGAKYRGEFEDRLKAVLKEIQSAQGRIILFIDELHTIVGAGSAEGTVDAANMLKPMLARGELKLVGATTLDEYRKYIEKDAALERRFQPVFAGEPSVEDTIAILRGIKEKYEVHHGVKIKDSALVAAATLSARYIMDRYLPDKAIDLVDESASKLRIEIDSMPAELDSVEHRLRQIEVERQAVKKETDAASKERLANMEKEIDKLKRDSAEMKVQWEKEKSSISEIRRLKAEIENMKIEEQKAERNGDLNAVAEIRYGKIPQAQKQLEEENKKLLKQQKEKKMLKEEVDEEDIAVVVSKWTGIPVTRMMESEMQKLLKMEDKLHGRVIGQDEAISAIANAVRRSRSGLSDPNRPIGSFLFLGPTGVGKTELAKALAELLFDDEKNIVRIDMSEYMEKHSVSRFIGAPPGYVGFEEGGQLTEAVRRRPYCIVLFDEVEKANREVFNVMLQLFDDGRLTDGRGKTVDFKNTVIIMTSNIGSQHIQESENYDEMKNKVMQELRNYFRPEFLNRIDEIIIFRNLGEMELNKIIEIQIKSFESRFAAKNIHVKLTDKAKDFISSKGYDPAFGARPLKRAIQTYLLNPLSSKLISGEFKEGDNIFVSAAEKAGDRLEFKKKYVN; this is encoded by the coding sequence ATGAATCTTTCTAAATTTACTATTAAATCACAGGAAGCTCTGGCAGAGGCGCAAAACATAGCGTCGGAATACGGTAATCAGGAAATTACTTCTGAGCATCTTTTATACGCTTTAGTTAAACAGCAGAACGGGACGGTCGGCGAAATAATAAAAAAATCTGCGACGCCGGAACAGCAAAATATGCTGTATGCAAATATTTCAAAAGACTTACTCTCGGAAATTGAAAAAAAGCCGAAAGTTTCAGGCGGAAATTTATTTTTATCTCAGGGGTTAAACAAAATTTTAAATAATTCCGAAAAGACGGCTAAAAACCTAAAAGATGAGTTTATTTCTACAGAACACATTTTTATCGCCGTATCTGAAGAGATCTCTGAAAACGCTTCAAAAATATTAAAAAAACATGGGCTTACAAAAGACATTATTTTAAAAATACTTGTAAGCATAAGAGGCGATCAGAGAATCACGGATCAGAATCCCGAGGACAAATATCAGGCTTTGGAAAAATATGGAAAAGACTTAACGGACCTAGCAAAACGCGGAAAACTTGATCCTGTTATAGGCAGAGACGAAGAAATCCGCAGATGCGTGCAGGTTTTATCAAGAAGAACGAAAAACAATCCTGTCATTATAGGCGAGCCTGGCGTCGGTAAAACAGCAATAGTAGAAGGACTGGCACAGCGTATAATTTCCGGAGATATTCCCGAAAACTTAAAAGATAAAAAAGTTATGGCTTTAGATTTGGGAGCATTGATAGCAGGCGCAAAATACAGAGGCGAATTTGAAGACAGGCTCAAAGCGGTTCTAAAAGAAATTCAGTCGGCTCAAGGCAGGATAATTCTTTTTATCGACGAGCTGCACACTATAGTCGGAGCTGGTTCCGCCGAAGGGACGGTTGACGCCGCAAATATGCTGAAACCTATGCTTGCGCGCGGAGAGCTTAAACTTGTCGGAGCGACAACTCTTGACGAATACAGAAAATATATTGAAAAAGATGCTGCCTTGGAAAGACGTTTTCAGCCGGTTTTCGCGGGCGAACCGTCTGTTGAAGACACCATTGCAATTTTGAGAGGCATAAAAGAAAAATACGAAGTACATCACGGCGTTAAAATAAAAGATTCGGCGCTAGTTGCTGCCGCGACGCTAAGCGCAAGATATATAATGGACAGATATCTGCCGGATAAAGCGATAGATTTAGTTGACGAGTCTGCAAGCAAACTGAGAATAGAAATAGATTCCATGCCTGCAGAACTTGACTCTGTGGAACACAGACTAAGACAGATTGAAGTTGAAAGACAGGCTGTAAAAAAAGAGACTGACGCTGCATCAAAAGAACGTCTTGCAAATATGGAAAAAGAAATAGATAAATTGAAGCGGGATTCAGCTGAAATGAAAGTTCAGTGGGAAAAAGAGAAATCTTCGATTTCAGAAATCAGACGGCTTAAGGCAGAAATTGAAAACATGAAAATTGAAGAGCAGAAAGCCGAAAGAAACGGCGATTTAAACGCCGTTGCAGAAATTCGTTATGGAAAAATTCCGCAGGCGCAAAAACAGCTTGAAGAAGAAAATAAAAAACTTCTAAAACAGCAGAAAGAAAAAAAGATGCTAAAAGAAGAAGTTGACGAAGAAGATATTGCCGTAGTCGTAAGCAAGTGGACGGGAATACCTGTTACGCGCATGATGGAAAGCGAGATGCAGAAACTTCTTAAAATGGAAGATAAACTGCATGGGAGAGTCATAGGACAGGACGAAGCGATATCTGCAATAGCAAATGCTGTACGACGTTCCCGTTCTGGACTTTCAGATCCCAACAGACCTATAGGTTCGTTTCTATTTCTGGGTCCTACAGGTGTCGGCAAAACGGAACTTGCAAAAGCACTTGCAGAGCTTCTGTTTGACGACGAAAAAAATATAGTAAGAATCGATATGTCCGAATATATGGAAAAACACAGCGTATCTCGTTTTATAGGCGCTCCGCCCGGATATGTCGGATTTGAAGAGGGCGGGCAGTTGACTGAAGCCGTAAGAAGAAGGCCTTACTGCATAGTTTTGTTTGACGAGGTTGAAAAAGCAAATCGTGAAGTGTTTAATGTTATGCTTCAGTTGTTTGACGACGGCAGGCTTACGGATGGACGTGGAAAAACCGTTGATTTTAAAAATACGGTGATCATAATGACGTCAAACATAGGTTCTCAGCATATTCAGGAATCTGAAAACTATGACGAAATGAAAAATAAAGTTATGCAGGAACTCCGCAACTATTTCAGACCGGAGTTTTTAAACAGAATAGATGAAATAATAATATTCCGAAATTTGGGCGAGATGGAATTAAATAAAATTATAGAAATACAGATTAAATCCTTTGAAAGCCGCTTTGCGGCAAAAAATATTCATGTAAAGCTTACTGATAAAGCGAAAGACTTTATTTCTTCTAAAGGATATGATCCTGCTTTCGGAGCAAGACCTTTAAAAAGAGCTATACAGACATATTTACTTAATCCTCTTTCTTCAAAACTCATTTCAGGAGAATTTAAAGAAGGCGACAATATTTTCGTAAGTGCGGCAGAGAAAGCCGGAGACAGGCTGGAATTTAAAAAGAAATACGTAAATTAA
- the bioD gene encoding dethiobiotin synthase, producing MYKGIFVTATDTEVGKTYVSCKIAETLEKSGINTGVFKPVSTGNRNDAKALIKAAKIDENTETVTPVFFKNPMSPYGAFLLERRASDKIFDLKKINNAFKYFLNKYEFTVVEGVGGILVPLKQNFFVSDLIKKFNLPVIVVARFGLGTLNHTLLTVEKLKRDRQKILGVILSGKKNNNDVSVKSNALIIKKITNLSVLELGYNEKIDLEKNIWIIK from the coding sequence ATGTATAAAGGAATATTTGTAACAGCGACTGACACGGAAGTAGGGAAGACTTATGTATCGTGTAAAATAGCGGAAACTCTTGAAAAATCCGGTATAAATACCGGTGTTTTTAAGCCAGTTTCAACCGGCAACAGAAACGATGCAAAAGCCTTAATTAAAGCCGCGAAAATTGACGAAAACACTGAAACGGTTACGCCTGTATTTTTTAAAAATCCTATGTCTCCTTACGGAGCGTTTTTACTCGAAAGAAGAGCTTCAGACAAAATTTTTGATTTAAAAAAAATCAATAATGCGTTTAAATATTTTTTAAACAAATACGAGTTCACCGTAGTTGAGGGGGTCGGCGGTATTTTAGTCCCCCTAAAACAAAACTTTTTTGTGAGCGATTTAATAAAAAAGTTTAATCTTCCGGTTATCGTAGTTGCGAGATTCGGCTTAGGCACGCTCAATCATACACTGCTTACAGTTGAAAAATTAAAAAGAGACAGGCAAAAGATTTTAGGAGTTATATTAAGCGGCAAGAAAAATAACAATGACGTTTCGGTAAAATCCAATGCTTTAATCATAAAAAAAATAACGAACCTATCCGTTTTAGAGCTGGGATACAATGAAAAAATTGATCTGGAGAAAAACATATGGATAATAAAATAA
- the bioA gene encoding adenosylmethionine--8-amino-7-oxononanoate transaminase, which produces MDNKIKTALTNSDKNNIWHPFTQMADWLNDDPCKPLIIDRAKGSYLYDVDGKKYLDGISSLWVTLLGHKNPRIDKAVKKQIDKVSHTTFLGLTHKPAIDLSEKLLKILPDNLKKIFYSDDGSTAVEIALKMAYQYWQFKNEKRSFFLSLKNAYHGDTIGAVAVGGTDLFHSRFRSLLFKSFFAMSPYCYRCVYRKKEIKFPVTAENFKDHNIQMHCRGQCIKEVESILVENNKKIAAAVIEPINQAAAGMIIMPKGYLKEYANLCNQYGIPLICDEVATGFGRTGKMFAVEHENIKPDFICLSKGITGGYMPLAVTATTNEIYSAFLGKYEEFKTFFHGHSYTANPLACTAANAVIDTLNQNKILQKLQSKIKHLEKELTSLLEHYRVGNIRHCGVMAGIEIVEDKKTGKPYDSKLKTGAKICANLRKHGIIIRNLGNTLVLFLHLTMTNRETSKIISAIKIELDNL; this is translated from the coding sequence ATGGATAATAAAATAAAGACGGCATTGACAAATTCAGATAAAAACAATATTTGGCATCCTTTTACGCAAATGGCGGACTGGCTGAACGACGATCCGTGCAAACCTTTAATAATAGACAGAGCGAAAGGTTCATATTTGTATGACGTTGATGGGAAAAAATATCTCGACGGAATATCTTCTCTTTGGGTAACTCTTTTAGGACACAAAAATCCCAGAATAGACAAAGCAGTAAAAAAACAGATCGATAAAGTTTCACATACAACTTTTCTCGGACTTACACACAAACCCGCGATCGATTTATCCGAAAAACTCCTAAAAATACTGCCTGACAACTTAAAAAAAATTTTTTATTCCGACGACGGTTCTACCGCCGTAGAAATTGCGTTAAAAATGGCTTATCAGTACTGGCAATTTAAAAATGAAAAACGGAGTTTTTTTCTGTCTTTAAAAAACGCTTATCATGGAGACACTATAGGCGCTGTTGCAGTAGGCGGCACAGATTTGTTCCATTCAAGATTTAGATCTTTGCTTTTTAAGAGTTTTTTTGCAATGTCACCTTACTGCTATAGATGCGTTTACAGAAAAAAGGAAATAAAGTTTCCCGTAACTGCAGAAAATTTTAAAGATCACAATATACAGATGCACTGTCGGGGACAGTGCATAAAAGAGGTTGAGTCAATTCTTGTCGAAAATAATAAAAAAATTGCAGCTGCTGTCATTGAGCCTATAAATCAGGCGGCGGCGGGCATGATAATAATGCCCAAAGGTTATCTTAAAGAATACGCAAATCTTTGCAATCAGTACGGAATACCTTTAATCTGTGACGAAGTCGCTACGGGATTTGGAAGAACCGGAAAAATGTTTGCAGTAGAGCATGAGAATATTAAACCCGATTTTATATGTTTGTCAAAAGGCATAACAGGCGGATATATGCCTTTGGCTGTTACTGCTACCACAAATGAAATTTATAGTGCTTTCTTAGGAAAATATGAAGAATTTAAAACTTTTTTTCACGGACATTCTTATACGGCCAATCCGCTTGCATGCACTGCCGCAAATGCGGTTATTGATACGCTAAACCAAAACAAAATTTTACAGAAGCTGCAATCTAAAATCAAACACTTGGAAAAAGAACTCACATCATTGCTAGAGCATTACAGAGTCGGAAATATCAGGCATTGCGGAGTAATGGCGGGCATAGAAATTGTTGAAGACAAAAAAACAGGAAAACCTTACGACTCTAAACTTAAAACAGGCGCAAAAATTTGTGCGAATTTAAGAAAACATGGAATTATAATCAGAAATCTAGGCAATACGCTTGTCCTATTTTTACATCTCACAATGACAAATCGGGAAACATCAAAAATAATAAGCGCAATTAAAATTGAACTAGACAATCTCTGA
- the bioF gene encoding 8-amino-7-oxononanoate synthase has product MLDDFLLKKLSEMENAGLLRTLNTIQSNPAVRIEVNGRKFINFSSNNYLDLAGNKEINKAVADAIEKYGFAGTSSRLVCGNLSIHEELEAGLAVFKNKQASLVLPSGYQTNVGIISALMANEKNSCIIMDKLNHASLWDGVKLSGSRIFVYEHCDMNSLEKTLKRAHKYEIKLTITESVFSMDGDFAPLKDFTELCRKYGAVSMVDEAHSTGVFGKEGKGLAEVFGVSNKIDITVGTLSKAFAAQGGFVCGSLKLINFLINKSRAFIYTTAISPAVCAAALKSLEILKGSAAERAFLLKTAEYLKKKLNKLGFNTSNTQSQIIPVITGSVENTERISLYLREKGIYIPAIKPPTVPKEQSRIRISLTAGHTTRDIEKLTDSISEIV; this is encoded by the coding sequence ATGCTTGACGACTTTTTATTGAAAAAATTATCAGAAATGGAAAACGCCGGTTTACTAAGAACTTTAAATACTATACAATCAAATCCTGCGGTAAGGATCGAAGTAAATGGAAGAAAATTCATAAATTTTTCATCAAATAATTATTTAGATCTTGCTGGGAATAAAGAAATAAATAAAGCAGTTGCGGACGCTATAGAAAAATATGGATTTGCAGGCACATCTTCGCGTTTAGTTTGCGGCAATCTTTCAATCCACGAAGAACTGGAAGCTGGACTTGCCGTCTTTAAAAATAAACAGGCTTCTCTTGTTCTCCCGAGTGGGTATCAGACTAATGTCGGTATTATAAGTGCGTTGATGGCAAACGAGAAAAATTCGTGCATAATAATGGACAAACTAAACCACGCTTCGCTTTGGGATGGGGTAAAACTTTCAGGCAGCAGAATTTTTGTCTATGAACACTGCGACATGAACTCGCTTGAAAAAACGCTTAAGCGAGCGCATAAATATGAAATTAAATTAACGATAACTGAATCAGTCTTTTCTATGGACGGAGACTTTGCACCTTTAAAAGATTTTACCGAATTATGTCGGAAATATGGTGCTGTGAGTATGGTTGATGAAGCGCATTCGACAGGGGTTTTTGGAAAAGAAGGAAAAGGACTTGCCGAAGTTTTCGGCGTTTCAAACAAAATAGATATAACCGTCGGCACGCTTTCAAAAGCTTTTGCCGCACAGGGTGGTTTTGTTTGCGGTTCCCTTAAACTTATCAATTTTTTAATCAATAAAAGCAGAGCTTTCATATATACAACGGCAATTTCTCCAGCAGTATGCGCTGCCGCTTTAAAATCTCTGGAAATCTTAAAAGGAAGTGCCGCTGAAAGAGCATTTTTACTTAAAACAGCGGAATATTTAAAAAAGAAATTAAACAAACTCGGTTTTAATACTTCAAATACGCAGTCGCAAATAATACCAGTTATAACCGGAAGCGTTGAAAATACCGAAAGAATATCGTTATATCTTAGAGAAAAAGGAATTTATATTCCGGCGATAAAGCCGCCTACTGTTCCTAAAGAACAATCAAGGATAAGAATTTCGCTTACGGCGGGACATACTACTCGGGATATTGAAAAACTGACAGATTCGATTTCAGAGATTGTCTAG
- a CDS encoding argininosuccinate synthase: protein MAINKVSSKPVCRDGVKKVVVAYSGGLDTSIILSWVKENYGCEVVACCVDVGQGKELEGLDEKAKKTGASKSYIIDAKKEFVTNYIYPTIKVNALYENKYYLGTSLARPIIAEKIADVVKKEKADAVCHGATGKGNDQVRFELAFKSLIPNVKIIAPWREWDIKSREDAINYAKKRDISVPVTKAKPYSSDANLWHISYEGGVLEDLENEYDESMFKMTVSPEKAPDKPMYLAIAFEQGIPVSIDGNKFTPVELITKLNEIAGANSIGRADIVENRLVGMKSRGVYESPAAAVLYAAHEELESISIDRDTLHFKQLLAHKYAEIAYYGLWFSPLREALDVFINETQKYVTGSIKLKLYKGNIIIVARQAKYSLYSEKLATFEKDEIYNHKDAEGFINLWGLPTKMQAMLRKSE from the coding sequence ATGGCAATTAACAAAGTGAGCAGTAAACCTGTATGTAGGGATGGTGTTAAAAAAGTGGTTGTAGCTTATTCAGGTGGACTTGATACGTCTATCATTCTCTCATGGGTAAAAGAAAATTATGGATGTGAAGTTGTGGCGTGTTGTGTTGATGTAGGGCAGGGAAAAGAACTTGAAGGATTAGACGAGAAAGCAAAAAAAACCGGCGCTTCGAAATCATATATAATTGATGCAAAAAAAGAGTTTGTTACAAATTATATTTACCCGACGATAAAAGTAAACGCTTTATATGAAAACAAATATTATTTGGGAACGTCGCTTGCAAGACCGATAATCGCCGAGAAAATTGCGGATGTTGTAAAAAAAGAAAAAGCTGATGCCGTCTGTCACGGTGCAACCGGCAAAGGAAACGATCAGGTGCGGTTTGAACTTGCTTTTAAGTCTTTAATACCTAATGTAAAGATTATCGCTCCATGGAGAGAGTGGGATATAAAGTCAAGGGAAGATGCTATTAATTATGCTAAAAAAAGAGATATTTCCGTTCCCGTAACAAAAGCAAAACCGTATTCTTCGGATGCAAATTTATGGCATATTTCTTATGAAGGTGGAGTTTTAGAAGATCTTGAAAACGAGTACGACGAGTCAATGTTTAAAATGACTGTTTCTCCAGAAAAGGCTCCGGATAAACCAATGTATCTTGCCATAGCATTTGAACAGGGTATTCCAGTTTCTATAGATGGCAATAAATTTACGCCTGTTGAACTGATTACGAAATTAAATGAAATTGCGGGCGCAAATAGTATAGGAAGAGCCGATATAGTTGAAAACAGGCTTGTCGGTATGAAATCAAGAGGAGTTTATGAATCTCCTGCCGCCGCAGTATTGTATGCGGCGCACGAAGAACTTGAATCGATTTCCATTGACCGCGATACATTGCATTTTAAACAGTTGCTTGCCCATAAATATGCTGAAATTGCATATTATGGTTTATGGTTTTCGCCTCTCAGAGAAGCTCTTGATGTTTTTATCAACGAGACGCAAAAATATGTTACCGGCAGTATAAAATTGAAACTTTATAAAGGAAACATTATAATTGTCGCTAGGCAAGCAAAGTATTCTTTGTATTCAGAAAAACTTGCGACTTTTGAAAAGGACGAGATTTATAATCATAAAGACGCTGAAGGTTTTATTAATCTTTGGGGATTACCGACAAAGATGCAGGCTATGCTGAGAAAAAGTGAATAA
- a CDS encoding aspartate aminotransferase family protein translates to MNIKQIEDEYFMHTYKRGDLVVKETKNQFIWDENGRKYLDFFAGISVCNVGHCNEAVIKAAKKQLDSFSHVSNLYYAPPQIKLGEELVKRTFPGARVFLSNSGAEANECAIKIARKWGFLNPSKEGNRYEIICFFNSFHGRTLTTLSATGQDKFHKFFKPLQEKFVFAEINNMDSVKKLANNRTVAIMIEPVQGEGGIIPSDKTFLKELRAFCDDNNFLLIFDEIQCGMGRTGKLYAFENYGIKPDIVTLAKSLANGLPLGASIAGEKCAGTFLCGDHGSTFGGNPVSCAAALAVLNIINSEFLNNSLKIAEYLRIKLENLKDKYSVIKCVRGLGLMIGMDLKINGKDIVNYCMDKGLIINCTNDTVLRLLPPLIITKKDVDFAVKILEGALKWQLTK, encoded by the coding sequence ATGAATATAAAACAAATTGAAGATGAATATTTTATGCATACGTATAAACGCGGTGATTTAGTAGTGAAAGAGACTAAAAACCAGTTTATATGGGATGAAAACGGCAGAAAATATCTCGATTTTTTTGCTGGCATAAGCGTATGTAATGTCGGACATTGTAATGAAGCCGTAATAAAAGCAGCAAAAAAACAATTAGACAGTTTCTCGCATGTTTCGAATTTATATTATGCGCCTCCACAGATTAAATTAGGCGAGGAACTTGTTAAGAGGACATTTCCCGGCGCGAGAGTTTTTCTTTCAAATTCCGGAGCGGAAGCAAATGAATGCGCAATAAAAATTGCAAGGAAATGGGGTTTTTTAAATCCTTCAAAAGAGGGGAATAGATATGAGATAATTTGTTTTTTCAACTCGTTTCATGGAAGAACGCTGACTACGCTTTCTGCGACAGGACAGGATAAATTCCATAAATTTTTTAAACCGCTACAGGAGAAATTTGTTTTTGCGGAAATTAATAATATGGATTCCGTAAAGAAACTTGCAAATAACAGAACCGTCGCTATAATGATAGAACCTGTACAGGGCGAAGGGGGAATAATTCCCTCAGATAAAACATTTTTAAAAGAACTAAGAGCGTTTTGTGACGACAACAACTTTCTTTTGATTTTTGACGAAATTCAGTGCGGCATGGGTCGCACCGGAAAATTATATGCCTTTGAAAATTACGGCATTAAACCGGATATTGTCACTTTGGCAAAATCTTTGGCTAACGGACTGCCCTTGGGAGCTTCTATTGCCGGAGAGAAATGCGCTGGGACTTTTTTGTGTGGCGATCACGGCTCCACTTTCGGCGGAAATCCCGTATCGTGCGCCGCTGCACTTGCGGTATTAAATATTATCAATTCAGAATTTTTAAATAATTCTTTAAAAATTGCAGAATATCTCCGCATAAAACTTGAAAATCTAAAAGATAAATATTCAGTTATAAAATGTGTTAGGGGACTCGGGTTAATGATAGGAATGGATCTTAAAATAAACGGCAAAGATATCGTAAATTATTGTATGGATAAAGGGTTGATTATAAATTGTACTAATGATACGGTATTGAGATTACTGCCGCCGCTTATAATTACGAAAAAAGACGTGGATTTTGCTGTGAAAATTTTGGAGGGGGCACTAAAATGGCAATTAACAAAGTGA
- a CDS encoding site-specific DNA-methyltransferase encodes MLYRIIISTSNLGDLVLDPFMGRGTTAVVAKRLGRNFISFEKEKTYMDVANNMLKKIVSIKKELLLYKIENKKPKVGFGSLIEKGYVKIGEKLYSRKKDKEAVVQADASIESGNEIGSIHEISAKILNKESNNCWDFWYVLRNNELISIDSLRYAYKRDFSNKSKDARVVQIKFKENCVEELNSTLLKYVAESKKNTRNKV; translated from the coding sequence TTGCTGTATAGAATTATAATATCAACTTCAAACTTAGGTGATTTGGTTTTAGATCCGTTTATGGGAAGAGGCACAACGGCAGTTGTTGCAAAGAGACTTGGAAGGAACTTTATAAGTTTTGAAAAAGAGAAAACTTATATGGATGTTGCAAATAATATGTTAAAGAAAATTGTATCGATAAAGAAAGAATTGTTGCTTTATAAAATTGAAAACAAAAAGCCGAAAGTTGGTTTTGGAAGTCTTATAGAAAAAGGATATGTAAAAATAGGTGAAAAATTATATTCACGGAAGAAAGATAAAGAAGCTGTTGTTCAAGCGGATGCATCAATAGAAAGCGGAAATGAGATTGGCAGCATTCATGAAATCAGTGCCAAAATACTAAATAAAGAAAGTAATAATTGTTGGGATTTTTGGTATGTTTTGAGAAATAATGAACTAATATCGATTGATAGTTTAAGGTATGCCTATAAGAGGGATTTTTCTAATAAAAGTAAGGATGCTCGTGTAGTGCAAATTAAATTTAAGGAGAATTGTGTTGAAGAACTAAATAGCACTTTGTTGAAATATGTGGCAGAAAGTAAGAAGAATACAAGGAATAAAGTGTGA
- a CDS encoding DNA methyltransferase: protein MKGCLYRPNQTKVAAVSDEWDKFESKEKYDEFSNLWLKECYRVLKKNGSFWVIGIYHNIFRVGSIMQNIGFWILNDVIWIKTNPMPNFKGTRFNNAHKTLI from the coding sequence TTGAAAGGATGCCTTTATCGTCCAAATCAAACAAAAGTTGCCGCTGTTTCGGATGAGTGGGATAAGTTTGAGTCAAAAGAGAAATATGATGAATTTTCAAATTTATGGCTTAAAGAATGTTATAGAGTTTTAAAGAAAAACGGAAGTTTTTGGGTTATAGGCATATATCATAATATTTTTAGAGTCGGTTCAATTATGCAAAATATAGGTTTTTGGATTTTGAATGATGTAATCTGGATTAAAACTAATCCAATGCCTAATTTCAAAGGTACAAGATTCAATAATGCTCATAAAACCTTAATATAG
- the argB gene encoding acetylglutamate kinase, whose product MSELTVVKFGGSLTKNPQAQNKFLEELTLISKRQNIILVHGGGPEINALLEKFAITSRFVNGLRFTDADTLGVVELALSGKVNRVLTTGLIKNGANAVGISGKDGKSVICRQVEYLGFVGEPVKVNRKLIDILIKARFLPVIASIAADVEGNIMNVNADTLAASIAVAFKAQKLIFLTDVAGVFDKNNNIIKEIKIKEINSLIEDKTITGGMIPKIKGCAESVKKGLKEVWIAEGISGIQKIKGTVIRK is encoded by the coding sequence ATGAGTGAATTAACGGTGGTGAAATTTGGCGGAAGTTTGACTAAAAATCCGCAGGCACAGAACAAGTTTCTTGAAGAACTTACTTTAATTTCAAAAAGACAAAATATTATTTTGGTGCATGGCGGCGGACCTGAAATAAATGCGCTGCTTGAAAAATTTGCAATAACGAGCAGATTCGTAAACGGCTTAAGGTTTACTGATGCGGATACGCTGGGTGTTGTTGAGCTGGCCTTGAGCGGTAAAGTAAACAGAGTTTTGACTACAGGTCTTATAAAAAACGGCGCAAATGCCGTCGGAATATCAGGCAAAGACGGAAAAAGTGTAATATGCAGACAGGTTGAATACCTCGGCTTTGTCGGTGAACCGGTTAAAGTAAACAGAAAACTTATAGATATTTTAATAAAAGCCAGATTTTTACCGGTTATAGCTTCTATTGCCGCTGACGTTGAAGGCAACATTATGAATGTCAATGCTGACACTTTAGCCGCTTCAATAGCGGTGGCTTTTAAAGCGCAGAAACTCATATTTTTAACTGATGTTGCCGGAGTGTTTGATAAAAATAATAACATAATTAAAGAAATTAAAATAAAAGAAATAAACTCTTTAATAGAGGATAAAACCATAACCGGCGGAATGATACCAAAAATTAAAGGCTGTGCCGAATCCGTTAAAAAAGGTCTAAAAGAAGTATGGATAGCAGAGGGGATAAGCGGAATACAAAAAATAAAGGGAACAGTAATAAGGAAGTAA
- a CDS encoding RecB family exonuclease: MRQDFKISYSRVNMYLFCPYKYKLMYLDNLHIPINADITFGHIIHKALEKFHVGKEQSYDMLFECYDDAWRNDGFADPQQIFEYYECGRRMLASYYKSFNASDTEVIYVEKAFDANIGKYKFIGIIDRVDRYPDGKYEIVDYKTHAKIWEQERVDKDLQLSFYVYACKNVFGFDPDKISVYFLSENKKIYTKRSQSEISDAIDVAIETAENVAAENFDPDVSKCHMCGFKLKCKFSAYKKASAELCPA, from the coding sequence ATGAGACAGGATTTTAAGATAAGTTATTCAAGAGTAAATATGTATTTATTTTGTCCATATAAATACAAACTTATGTATTTAGATAATCTTCATATTCCGATTAATGCGGATATAACTTTCGGGCATATCATTCATAAAGCGCTGGAAAAATTTCATGTTGGAAAGGAACAGTCTTATGACATGTTATTTGAGTGTTATGATGATGCATGGAGAAATGACGGGTTTGCCGATCCGCAGCAGATATTTGAATATTATGAGTGCGGCAGACGTATGCTTGCAAGTTATTATAAATCTTTTAACGCATCAGATACAGAAGTTATATATGTTGAAAAAGCGTTTGATGCAAATATAGGAAAATACAAGTTTATAGGTATTATTGACAGAGTTGACAGATACCCTGACGGCAAATATGAAATTGTAGATTATAAAACCCATGCGAAAATATGGGAGCAGGAAAGAGTGGATAAAGATTTGCAGTTAAGTTTTTACGTATATGCGTGCAAAAACGTTTTTGGTTTTGATCCCGATAAAATATCGGTTTATTTTTTATCTGAAAATAAAAAGATTTATACAAAAAGATCTCAGAGCGAAATATCTGATGCGATAGATGTCGCGATAGAAACCGCAGAAAACGTAGCGGCTGAAAATTTTGATCCTGACGTTTCAAAATGTCATATGTGTGGTTTTAAGTTAAAATGCAAGTTTTCGGCTTATAAAAAAGCGTCTGCTGAATTATGTCCAGCTTAA